In one Neobacillus sp. WH10 genomic region, the following are encoded:
- a CDS encoding cadherin-like beta sandwich domain-containing protein yields MVTKGPIKRLNAVLIVSMLGMGISTYIPIAYAEGADIQENQPMNTLSKLEIEGVKLDKDFSVGVNEYSATVENDVQTINLHVESGKPDSWIMINGESAASGATIALSLKTGKNSFLISVMDSSNPINTYTLTVIRKQNVNNLLQNIKLSTGQLSPAFSSAVTEYTVKVTNDTSAISVLPSAVEKTSTIEVNGALVKEDGVLVKIPTGKSDIIINVTAENGIKKIYTIVVERPETTALNTDFSILNGRTNSFNSATQMQDPVNVQKTSKATLSSLTVSEGTWDSTFSSSEYTYHVAVSSNTKTIIINPTASYSSSRILIEGSNSKTIQLEDDNKTIISIVVSNSDDDRKTYVLVFDRNE; encoded by the coding sequence ATGGTTACAAAAGGACCAATAAAACGACTAAACGCCGTACTTATTGTCTCAATGCTTGGAATGGGAATAAGTACTTACATACCAATTGCATATGCTGAAGGTGCTGACATTCAAGAAAATCAACCAATGAACACCCTATCAAAATTAGAAATTGAAGGAGTCAAATTAGACAAGGATTTTTCAGTTGGTGTAAATGAATATTCAGCGACTGTAGAAAATGACGTTCAAACCATTAACCTGCATGTTGAAAGTGGTAAACCGGATTCTTGGATCATGATTAACGGTGAATCTGCTGCAAGCGGAGCCACAATTGCTTTATCGCTTAAAACAGGTAAGAACAGCTTTCTTATCTCTGTAATGGATAGCAGCAATCCAATAAATACCTACACTCTTACCGTAATAAGGAAGCAAAATGTTAATAATCTACTGCAAAATATTAAACTATCAACTGGCCAACTTTCACCTGCTTTTTCTTCCGCTGTTACAGAATATACTGTCAAGGTTACAAATGATACATCTGCTATATCAGTCTTGCCAAGTGCTGTTGAAAAAACATCTACGATTGAAGTAAATGGGGCGTTAGTAAAAGAGGATGGTGTATTAGTAAAAATTCCAACTGGAAAGTCTGACATTATTATTAACGTTACTGCAGAGAATGGAATTAAAAAGATCTATACGATAGTAGTAGAACGACCAGAAACAACTGCGTTAAATACAGATTTTTCCATTCTGAATGGTAGGACTAATTCATTCAATTCTGCCACTCAAATGCAAGATCCCGTTAATGTACAAAAAACAAGTAAAGCAACACTCTCTTCTCTAACAGTTTCTGAAGGGACTTGGGACAGTACTTTTTCTTCAAGTGAGTATACCTATCATGTGGCAGTTTCAAGTAATACTAAGACAATTATAATTAATCCAACTGCGAGTTACAGCAGTTCTAGGATTTTAATTGAAGGCAGCAACAGT